Proteins encoded by one window of Xiphias gladius isolate SHS-SW01 ecotype Sanya breed wild chromosome 15, ASM1685928v1, whole genome shotgun sequence:
- the cxcl12b gene encoding chemokine (C-X-C motif) ligand 12b (stromal cell-derived factor 1) has protein sequence MDVKLLALMALLAVATHTPTSSAKPISLVERCWCRSTLHTVPQRSIKELKFLHTPNCPFQVIAKLKSNREVCINPETKWLQQYLKNAINKVKKSRRRNNKKN, from the exons ATGGATGTCAAACTGCTGGCATTGATGGCTCTGCTGGCCgtggccacacacacaccaacctcCAGTG caaAGCCCATCAGTCTGGTTGAGCGGTGTTGGTGTCGTTCCACCCTCCACACAGTTCCTCAGCGCTCCATCAAAGAGCTCAAGTTCCTCCACACACCGAACTGCCCCTTCCAAGTCAT TGCCAAGCTGAAGAGCAACAGGGAAGTTTGCATCAACCCAGAGACCAAGTGGCTGCAGCAGTACTTAAAGAACGCCATTAACAA GGTGAAGAAATCCAGAAGACGCAATaataagaaaaactaa